The genomic segment TCGACAGCTCCGTATTGGCATCCTCGATCATGTTCAAGGTCAGCTTGGACAATTTGACAGCGTCCTTATCCCAGTAAGAATCGCTCTTCTCAAATTCGATCTTTGATTTGTGCTCCCAAATTTTCAAGCTGAATGGACCGTTTGTAATGTACGTCTCTGGCTTAGCAGCCCACTCTTTGTTGCCCTCAACCGCTTTTTTGTTGACTGGGAAATAGGTGACAGACGCAACCAGTTCCGGGAAAAACGGCGCCGGGTTTTCCAGTGTAACAACTAGTGTCTTGTCGTCTGTTGCCTTCACACCGACATCTTCGGCTTTGGCCTTGTTGGCGTTAAAGGCTTGCCCATTTTTCAAATAGTACATCTGGTACGCGTATCCGGAAGCGGTTTTCGGGTCGAGAACTCGTTTCCATGCGTATTCGAAGTCATGAGCGGTAACCGGATCTCCATTGGTCCATTTGGACTCCCGCAGATGGAAGGTGTACGTGAGACCATCAGCGGAAACCTCGTACTTCTCTGCGACCGCCTCTTTCAGCTCGCCTTTTTCATTCAAGCGCAGGAGGCCATCAAATGCTGCACGGGCAACAGACATCGAAGGGATATCTTCTGCCAGTCCAGGGTCGATCGTGCTTGGCTCACCAGAATTCAGGTTAACCTGCATCGTTTGGGGGGCGCTACTCTGCTCCTGCTTCGCACCTGTCGTCTCCCCCGTGGTGCTCGCTTGCGGTGTTCCACAGCCAGCGAATGCTAAACTGGTTAACAGAACAGCACAAAATGATAGTTTCTTCCACTTATGCAACAGCAAAACCCCCATCTTAGGAATAATTCTTCTTGATTGTTAGGAGCATGACTAAATAATATTATCTTGAGAAAATTTTGTCTACATCGAAACAAAAGGAGATGGGTCTACATGTTATCCAGTCTTTTTGCCCAAATATCCAATCTGATCAAGGATGCAGGAGGGGAATGGGGAATCTTTTTCGAAGATTTGCAAACCGGTGAAACATTATCCATCAACGAAGATCAGCGCTTTTATGCAGCCAGTGTGATCAAAGTCCCGATCATGACAGCCGTTTTTGCAGAGGCGTACGCAGGCAAATTTGCCTTGGAGGACAAGATCAAGCTGCGTGCAGAGGATCTCGTTGGCGGTGCAGGTGTTCTTCAGCATATGACTCCCGGCACTGAATTTACGATTCGCGACCTGGTTACCCTGATGATCATCCAAAGCGACAATACGGCGACGAACATGATGATTGATCTCGTCGGAACAGAGAGCATTCGCAACGCAATGCAAAAAACCGAAATGACAAACAGTCACTTCTACAACAAGCTTATGGTCGTCCCAGCTGAATTGGAAGGATACAATGAGGTGACGGCAAAAGACATGGGAAGCCACCTCCGATACTTGGCAACAGGAAAAGTGATCTCCTACGACAGCTGTTTGAAAATGGTCGCCATCTTGAAGACTCAGCAGCACCGCGATCGCATTCCCTTCCTTTTGCCTGACCCAGACGGCGATGTGATCGGGATGATTCCGAAATGGGAATTCGCCAACAAGACTGGCTCTGTGACCAAAATCACGCATGATGTCGGCATCCTCTACATCGGTTCTCATGCTGTTACCTTGTCCCTATTAAACAAGGGACTCGAGCAAAAGGATGCTGCCAACGTCATGGCGCAAATCGGCACTCTCGTCTATCACGTATATAGTCAGAAAGCGTAATCCATGTGGCCTGCCATCTCCATTGGCGGGCTTTTTTCTTTGAAACGTTGCATGAGAAAAAACAAGCAGGTATTCCTTTCTCCAAGGAACACCCGCTCGTGATCGACCTATTCTTTTTCCAAAATCAGCTTGGCAACGTTCATCGCGCTAGAGAAAGACAGCTCAGACAGCTGGCCTTGTCCTTCACACCAGTCACCCGCAAAGAACAGGTTGCGGTAATCCGGCATGAAAATCGGCATTGGCTTCTGATTCATGGTCCATTTGATCTCCTGTACGACTGCACGAGCAGAAACGCGCGGCACAACCAGTTGCTCACGCCAGCCTGGGAAATGCTTGTCATACAGGTTTTCAATCTCTTGTTTGCGGATTTCGGCCGCTTCCTTGTTTCCTACTTCATCCTGACGCATGTAAGCAGTCGCCTGCAGCAACTGCCCGCCTTCAGGTACACAAGTGCGGTCATAATACGAAATATCGGTAATGAAAATATTGTTTGCTTTTTCGTAGATGTAGGAGAACGGTACGTCAATTCGCTCTTTCAAGCCAATGTCATACACCATAACGACCGTTGGCTCGTATTCAGCATGCTGTGCAATCGCATGCTCCAGGCGCGTCTCCGCAAAGACTTTCGCCATCTCCTTCGGCGGAATACAGCAAATAAATTCATCCGCCGTAAATTCGCCCTCCGGTGTCACCACTCCAACCACACGATCATTCTCTACTTGGAACTTTTCTACTTTGGTTTTGATCAGAATCGTACCCTGATTCGCTTCAATCACACGCACGAATTCATTGATCAATGCTTGCCAGCCGCCACCGATATACGCTACCGGTTTATTTGTTGTAAACAAACGGCTGTAGTACTCAAAGAATACGTCAGAAGGAATCTTTTCAGGCTCACGTGTGAAGAAGTTGGAAGAAGCAAGCGTCAACATCATTTCTCGCACTTCTTCGTTGACTTGCTTTTTCTCCATCCACTTTTGAATCGACATATGTGGATGGCCTTTTTCCATTTTTAGCATCGTTTTCAAAATCTCAAACGTGAACAATACTTTGTCCATGCCTTTTAAGAGCTTCGTTTGGAAAAGTCCTTGTACATTCGCCGGAACTGCAGTCAGATCGCTACCAATATCGTACTTGGCTTTCGTCGGATTGAAATCCTGCCAATCGATGTTCAGACCCAATTCTTTTTCAAACGTTCTCAAAACGGAGCTGTCGCGAGCATAAATGGCGTGGGCACCGAAGTTGAAGTTAAATCCTTTGATCTTCAGTGTAACAGCACGTCCACCCAATTGACCGCGTTCCAAAACTGCAACTTTTTTGCCTTTCGACGACAGGTAGGCGGCACTGGAAAGACCAGCAAGTCCTGCACC from the Brevibacillus brevis genome contains:
- a CDS encoding serine hydrolase, which produces MLSSLFAQISNLIKDAGGEWGIFFEDLQTGETLSINEDQRFYAASVIKVPIMTAVFAEAYAGKFALEDKIKLRAEDLVGGAGVLQHMTPGTEFTIRDLVTLMIIQSDNTATNMMIDLVGTESIRNAMQKTEMTNSHFYNKLMVVPAELEGYNEVTAKDMGSHLRYLATGKVISYDSCLKMVAILKTQQHRDRIPFLLPDPDGDVIGMIPKWEFANKTGSVTKITHDVGILYIGSHAVTLSLLNKGLEQKDAANVMAQIGTLVYHVYSQKA
- a CDS encoding phytoene desaturase family protein, translated to MTTNHYDVVIVGAGLAGLSSAAYLSSKGKKVAVLERGQLGGRAVTLKIKGFNFNFGAHAIYARDSSVLRTFEKELGLNIDWQDFNPTKAKYDIGSDLTAVPANVQGLFQTKLLKGMDKVLFTFEILKTMLKMEKGHPHMSIQKWMEKKQVNEEVREMMLTLASSNFFTREPEKIPSDVFFEYYSRLFTTNKPVAYIGGGWQALINEFVRVIEANQGTILIKTKVEKFQVENDRVVGVVTPEGEFTADEFICCIPPKEMAKVFAETRLEHAIAQHAEYEPTVVMVYDIGLKERIDVPFSYIYEKANNIFITDISYYDRTCVPEGGQLLQATAYMRQDEVGNKEAAEIRKQEIENLYDKHFPGWREQLVVPRVSARAVVQEIKWTMNQKPMPIFMPDYRNLFFAGDWCEGQGQLSELSFSSAMNVAKLILEKE